aaataaaagtctTACAAAGaatcatataaaaagattaaaaaccaAAGAGATGTAAGATTATCAgaagaagataaaattatataaaaattctaaatataatttttatgaattaaataaacaagttttgTAAGAAAGCACACATTGTAAGAATCACAATATGTACCatgatacatataaaatattcaatttaaattgaaaaaagatttatgattttattataaaaaaattttgcacatgctattgcatattatatttaccaTAAAAAGatgattgatatattataataacaaaagatggtaaaaataaaaaacaaaataaaaatattagatgtataaaatatacgtatGATTAATGGAAGACATAATTACGATTCGTCAAATCCATTCGACCATTCGATTTGTCAAATAATCTTATAAAAGCGGTGTCTGATTATAagctaaaaatgttttagatttattgtaattatagtgcaaaaatgttaaaaaagacTACCCCACGCATCTGAAGCCACCGTCATAATCTTAATtactatacattttttttttaaattagttatCTTGAATCGCGGGAGATTTGTGTGGAACATACAATATCTAGAAATGTAGATTGTAAGCGATGTTATCCTAAAGATAATGCAGGATACTATCCTGAGGATAATACATCATATTATTCTGAAGATAATGCATCATATTGTCCTGAATGTAAGGGGGCATGTTATCCGATAGATAATGCGTCATATCATCCTGAAGAGAATGCATCATATTGTCCTGGATGTAAGGGGGTATGTTATCCTGGAGATAATGCATCATATTGTCCTGAATATATGAGGATACTTTATCCTAAGAATAATACATGGAATTACATACCATGCACACGAAATTTTGAGAGTGAAGATAATGCGTCATATCCTCAGGTTTATGCATCATATTATCCTGAATATAACAGGATACTTTATCTTAAGAATAATACAATGAATTACATACCACGCACACGAAATTTTAACGAGTCCTGAAGACAAGCCGTTATATTATCCTTATTCGCCAAATACTGACCATACGGAAAGATTGGATATAGATGGCTCCATTTGCACGCTCATGTCGTTTGATAGATCTGTAACGAATTGTGAGCACATCACACTTGAGCGTGAAGTAACATACAGTTCTGATCGTTCTGATGTAGATCGTTTACCAAAACAAGTGGTACAATTCTTAATTATGaccaaaaaaaattctgaaattttgaTTGAGAAATCAAATAACATATGTCACGATCTGACAGTCGATTATATATTGCTCGACTTGTTAGATGATTTAAGAGAATTTCAGCCACAGGTAAATGTGTGTGCTTACGGGTCTATGATCTCAGATCTAGGACTCCCCAAGAGCAATGTTGATATTTCTCTTGATTGTggtaagttaattttaatttataaaataggtTTTTTTATAGGTATATGTATAGTTAGAATGATTTCTTTAGTTtgttaatacttaaaatattttcctgcGTGTATGTATAGTAATTAAGATAAGATTATGACGGTGGCTTCAGATGTGGGGTAGtcttttttagtatttttgcactataattgcaataagtctgaaacatttttagcTTATAATAAGACACTGCCtttgtaacattatttgaCAAATCAAATGGATCTTGCACGCATAACGACGATATGTAAAAAGCTCGAGGCTTGTCTTCTGTAGAAGCGTtgtgcatataattaatatacgaaaTCATATCTTGCGGTAAATTTGATAGATTcctaaatgcatttttttctattgtttgGCCCAATAATGGACAAACCAcgtgatttttaaaattaaaatctgcatagaatataaaaaattctaataaaagttCTTCAAAAGTGTGATCTATTTTCCTAATAGAAAAATCACAGCTTATACCAATTTCccatcctgaaaaaaaaattaaatactgaGTATATGTAAACTGAAAAGTACATAAgcatataaacataaaatatataagttgagtatattaattagtaaataattattgttttttactctaatttatttattaagttaaCACTTTAACTcgtttaaatgaaattaaatttataaaaaaatggttaatgttttataaagatatttaaaaaaatattcctacTTACCACTAATTCGCcgtgatttattttcttttttaatcagTTCTGATATGCTGGGAAATACTTTTAGAATTTGCAGATAAAAGATAACGCATCACGTTATGGCGTAGCTTGTTACAAGACGCGATCCTAATAAGGCGCAGAAGTGCAACCATcgtttaagaaataaaatcatttctcGGCACAATGGAAAAGCACTATTAAAGCACcttgaaaaaaagttttatttttgtttgtgtCGCAGAAAATGCAgtataatactaaaaataactaaaaactttactaaaaacttttatttcagaCTTatgtcaaaaaagaaaaaaaaaacttacttaattatttttgtagttTCCACTGCTAGCCCATTTGTAACTGAAATGTCACAAGCAAGTCCAGAAACAACATGCTGTATTTTTACAACTGGTATTCTACTATGTAATATCACTTTGTGCACTTTCCACGATCGTTTATTAAAGGATAGATATTTTACAATCGTTTCAATCAGAGTCTGACAATGACGACGCGTTGAATTTCTTCCTTCATACATATTATCTGAATCACAAGAATAGagtaaaaattagaataaatagatacaaagcatatatatatatgtataactcatgataataaaaagtaatatataataaatgaaaatttgtaggaaccaaattttcaaattgttaCATTGCtagtttattgcatatttgaaagtaaaaataaaattttattttatttctgatatAATTGCAAGTCccaaaagttatataaatcaatatcaaaatgtttGACACACTCtttgttttgtaaataaactttaaatgatatactatttcaatataaatagcaaaaatgataattatattaaaatgttaatgctCTTGTTTTGATAAACTCAGGTACgcaggaaaatattttaagtattaacaaattaaagaaatcaTTCTAACTATACATATACCTATAAAAAAacctattttataaattaaaattaacttaccACAATCAAGAGAAATATCACCATTGCTCTTGGGGAGTCCTAGATCTGAGATCATAGACCCGTAAGCACACACATTTACCTGTGGCTGAAATTCTCTTAAATCATCTAACAAGTCGAGCAATATATAATCGACTGTCAGATCGtgacatatattatttgacTTCTCGAGCAAAATCTCAGCATTTTTCTTAGTCATAATCAAAAATTGTACCACTTGTTTTGGTAAACGATCTACATCAGAACGATCAGAACTGTACGTTACTTCACGCTCAAGTGTGGTGTGCTCACAATTCGTTACAGATCTATCAAACGACATGAGCGTGCAAATGGAGCCATCTATATCCAATCTTTCCGTATGGTCAGTATTTGGCGAATAAGGATAATATAACGGCTTGTCTTCAGGACTCTTAAAATTTCGTGTGCGTGGTATGTAATTCAATGTATTATTCTTAAGATAAAGTATCCTGTTATATTCAGGATAATATGATGCATAAACCTGAGGATATGACGCATTATCTTCACTCTCAAAATTTCGTGTGCGTGGTATGTAATTTCATGTATTATCCTTAGGATAAAGTATCCTCATATATTCAGGACAATATGATGCATTATCTCCAGGATAACATACCCCCTTACATCCAGGACAATATGATGCATTCTCTTCAGGATGATATGACGCATTATCTATCGGATAATATGCCCCCTTACATTCAGGACAATATAATGCATTATCTTTAGAATAATATGATGTATTATCCTCAGGATAGTATCCTGCATTATCTTCAGGATAACATCGCTTACAATCTACATTTCTAGATATTGTATGTTCCACACAAATCTCCCGCGAGTCTAGATAACGCTGCATGTCAGTCcctgtaaaaataaacatctgtaattaattaaataaacagtACTGTAAATTACGTAATAAACAACCCACATAATTCATTactgatttatttgtttaaactaGACTGCATCTCTATTAATCTAACACTATTTAccattaaaaatcaaattcggATATATCAACAAAATTAAGTGCTAATTTATTgttgatttattgttttaattctttattgcTCTATCcgctaaaaattaatattgaaggAAAGagggaaggaagaaagaagaCGAGGAGGGAgaagaaaaagtttaaataaaaaaatacaaataatgtaacaatgTTAGAAGAAAGAAACATTCAAGAACTATAAcaataaactattaaattaattaacccTTTCGGTACGAAACGTTAGCCATGAAGCGCGTTGCGATAACCAAGACTTCGAGCCGCAAGAATGCTTCCACACCGCGCGAAAACTGTTGacattttactaataattttgcaatatattatattatgttgtTAATATTAACCTGTTCAAAAATTcctatttattaacaaaaaataaaagagaagtattaaaataaatttttgtaatatatcgcaatttattaatttaaacaaatacacaaattaaaaagagttaatttaatagtaaaatttaatatatttcgaaacaaaaaacaatatataaaccAACATTGCATTATTGTCGACGCTCGTACCAAAAGTGTTAATTActttagcaatttttatgcaaaaatgcttaatttatttttttttaatatccagATCCTAAAATTTTTGCTCGTTGCTTACAGTTGAAACACGGGCATGTGGCATTGCTAACAACATGAAAAGGCAGAACGGATATGAATAGGCAGGTCAATATCCTTTtactaatagaaaaatgacCTAAGCGTATAATAGGGATGAGTCAGAAGAGAAAGTTCGAGggcatttttttttcgctcaAATTGTTCGTCTAACACCGTTACCgttacaattactttttttcggtAACTGTAACGGTAACGGATATGAATAGGCAGGTCAATATCCTTTtactaatagaaaaatgacCTAAGCGTATAATAGGGATGAGTCAGAAGAGAAAGTTCGAgggcatttttttttcgttcaaATTGTTCGTCTAACACCGTTACCgttacaattactttttttcggtaactgtaacggtaacggcgttacaaatttttttgtaacgaaaaaagtaactttgttacatttttcggtAACGAGTAACGAATTTAACAGTTACTTTTATCgtcacatttttcaaatttactctatatatttacgaatttatagaaaaactaataagaaaactttttaatttaataacaatagaGAATAAAGTTATTAGGGTCTTattaatcaatcaattattaattcaaatatgaTAGCTATAACAAGCCCAAAGCCAGGTGTTAGGTGCTCTCAAATtagttaaacaaattataattacagacGTTTCGGACAATTTATTGTGTCCATCCTCAGTGAAATAATACTAACGGCGAACAACGCCTTGAatacagaattaaaatatagatacaCAAATATAAGCCGCAAGGTTAACGCAATTCCGTTAAAGATTTTAAACGTTTCCAGTCGCTGTCCACATGGATGATTCTCgaagatgtaaaatataaaaaaattcttacttGACAAATcagaagtataaaataattaaacaaggCGATGCATTAAAGTACCGGATGGTTAGTCCAAGAGCAATAAGACTTTGCGTCCGACTTCAGAGTCTTATTGCTCTTGGACTAACCATCCAGTACTTTAATGCATCGCCTTGTTTAACCATTTTATACTTCTGATTTGTCAAGTAACAGTTCGTTACTTTTTGAGTAACGGTAACGAGTTCCTTTTTAAAATTGGTAACGAGTAACGATAACGAgttactttttagaaaaatgaaCGGTAACGGTAACaagttacttttataaagtaaattttccaACCTTGTTATTTAGGCAGTTATCACAGTTAAAGCAAGTTCTGATTtaaagaatcaaataaaacgGTAAATTCGGCGTAAGGGGTATGTAATCCACGTGGCAGGGAACGATTATTAAACCGACACCCTCACTTTCAATATTAAGTTCCTGTGTATGCATTGgaacaataaatttcagattgagataataaattaaaaataaattagtatttaACTTTGCCATATATCCAAGTTTAATGTTTAACAGTGGAAATATCAGATTGATGGAGACCATTTAAATCCAATTACTTTTCGTATTAATTTTTCGCATGCTACTATTGCTCCttcgtaattttaaattcggagaaaaataaaaaattatgcacatACCTCGGAATTGGAATAATTTGCTAAACTCCGTATTACACTCAACACGTGGAATAATTATGCGCTCCAACGTTACGCCGATTCGTTCTGGACGATGTTGACTGCCTGAAGGACAAGTAAGAAATAGTAAGAAAAGAAGGATTCATTcgaaaatatcgtaaaaccgTTTTACACTGCGACTGTGAGTTCGGTAAAAGATCAATCAAtcataggccggtattcatagtccgttcttatattcaagattgtcttaagtacagacttatattcgctctcttcgtcagacacaatctatgcgtgacgaagagagcgaatataagtccgtatTTAAAGGTACGTTCCACTTGGCGATCGCAACGCTTGTggaatcattttatctttgtttttcatcgaaagttaaaaaaagatagataatGTTCACGAGCGTTGCGATCATCAAGTGGAACTCAGCctaagggcggtattcatagtccgttcttatattcaagatcgttttaagcacgaacttatattcgctctcttcgtcagacacaatctatgtgtgacgaacagagcgaatataagtccgtgcttaagacaatcttaaatataagaacggactatgaataccggcctaagacgattttgaatataagaacggactatgaataccggccataaTAAAGTAGCTCGCCGGATAAGTTgtaaggccggcgtcacatagaacccgtaatccgtaatccgcaccgaaagtccgcaaaagttactagggattgcgtccgtaacgttacgtgtgttttatctccttgtgtcccatggagccgtaattccatgaaatttccgtaaaagttactaaaagttactagttattactagtaatgctttttttaattttatttatttaactaaatttgacgatttaattaaaatttttgttaaaattataatatattctgtagttttcttatgaataaaatacaaataaacaattataatttgttaaataaaaaatagtaataccgttacgtgtgtatttacggctccatgggacacaaggagaaaaaacatacgtaacgttacggacgcaatccctagtaacttttgcggacttccggtgcggattacggattacgggttctatgtgacgccagcCTAATTCGTGACGCGGCGGATAATGCGACGCGTGACGCGCTCAGTGGGAATTCGCCATATAAATACCGacctatattttaatttttggataCCATAAAGCGTATCTCTAATATGAATGCTTCGTGGTAGTCACGCAAAAGTTTCTAGATTACTCGCATGcgcaataatttgaaaatagttcct
This genomic window from Linepithema humile isolate Giens D197 chromosome 5, Lhum_UNIL_v1.0, whole genome shotgun sequence contains:
- the LOC105677650 gene encoding LOW QUALITY PROTEIN: terminal uridylyltransferase Tailor-like (The sequence of the model RefSeq protein was modified relative to this genomic sequence to represent the inferred CDS: substituted 1 base at 1 genomic stop codon); the encoded protein is MSFDRSVTNCEHTTLEREVTYSSDRSDVDRLPKQVVQFLIMTKKNAEILLEKSNNICHDLTVDYILLDLLDDLREFQPQVNVCAYGSMISDLGLPKSNGDISLDCDNMYEGRNSTRRHCQTLIETIVKYLSFNKRSWKVHKVILHSRIPVVKIQHVVSGLACDISVTNGLAVETTKIIKCFNSAFPLCREMILFLKRWLHFCALLGSRLVTSYAITXCVIFYLQILKVFPSISELIKKENKSRRISGWEIGISCDFSIRKIDHTFEELLLEFFIFYADFNFKNHVVCPLLGQTIEKNAFRNLSNLPQDMISYINYMHNASTEDKPRAFYISSLCVQDPFDLSNNVTKAVSYYKLKMFQTYCNYSAKILKKTTPHLKPPS